One genomic window of Benincasa hispida cultivar B227 unplaced genomic scaffold, ASM972705v1 Contig557, whole genome shotgun sequence includes the following:
- the LOC120069720 gene encoding uncharacterized protein PAM68-like — MKALVCSFCQALLLSKPPPWNQRSRINDSTITKKLSNFTRISRGQVQVNAKGFSGSPSTAKDREIEAKKLSGQNNKKEDDDDEIPEAVYSRIITRILAFVGVPMAFGVTLLKIFQAIKEQNVWDVPIWLPFLTTFLTFGASTMGIAYGTLSTSLDPEKKGSVFGWEEAQKNWVEMWKEEDEEARR, encoded by the coding sequence ATGAAAGCCCTAGTGTGTTCCTTTTGCCAAGCTCTCCTCCTCTCGAAGCCTCCGCCATGGAATCAAAGAAGCCGAATCAACGACTCAACAATCACGAAGAAACTCAGCAATTTCACGAGAATATCCAGAGGTCAAGTCCAAGTAAACGCCAAGGGCTTCAGTGGTTCTCCGTCGACGGCGAAAGACAGAGAAATCGAAGCGAAAAAGCTTTCCGGCCAAAACAACAAGAAGGAAGACGACGACGACGAAATTCCAGAAGCCGTATACAGCAGGATTATAACGAGAATCTTGGCTTTCGTCGGAGTTCCGATGGCCTTCGGTGTGACATTGCTGAAGATTTTCCAGGCGATCAAGGAGCAAAACGTTTGGGATGTGCCGATTTGGCTGCCATTTTTGACGACTTTCTTGACATTCGGAGCTTCGACGATGGGAATTGCTTACGGGACGTTATCGACGAGTTTGGATCCGGAGAAGAAAGGATCTGTGTTCGGATGGGAAGAGGCGCAGAAGAATTGGGTTGAAATGTGGaaggaggaagatgaagaagccAGGCGCTGA
- the LOC120069724 gene encoding heavy metal-associated isoprenylated plant protein 39-like — protein sequence MEVKKIVLEMLIYDEKERRKAMKIVSELTGVNSISMEMKEKKMTVTGEVDPICVVRKLRKFRQTEIISVGPLKEEEKKKEDKLPEILDYRNNIPFYFIEEMSYGHPSSCVIL from the exons ATGGAGGTGAAG AAAATAGTTCTGGAAATGTTGATCTATGATGAAAAAGAGAGGAGAAAAGCTATGAAGATAGTTTCTGAACTAACCG ggGTGAATTCAATTTCGATGGaaatgaaagagaagaaaatgacCGTGACTGGGGAGGTTGATCCAATATGCGTGGTGCGAAAACTAAGAAAGTTTCGTCAAACAGAAATAATCTCAGTGGGACCGCtaaaagaagaggagaaaaagaaagaagataaattgcCTGAGATTCTTGACTATAGAAATAAtattccattttattttattgaagaaatgtcaTATGGACATCCTTCTTCCTGTGTTATTTTAtag